From the Methanobacterium sp. BAmetb5 genome, the window TGTAGTCTGTGATACTTGCATGGTGGTGGCGCCCATAGAAGATATGGGTTTTAAAGTTATTGGGGTTAATTCTGCTAAAGCTGCTAACTACGTGCCCAGTATGTGCGGACTGGACGTGGTATTTGATGAATGGGAGAATTTAATAGCCATTAAAAAGCCAGACCAGAAGTAAATATTTCTATTTTTAGGTGATTAATATTGGAGAATAAAGCTGGTCTAGTTGAAAATATCAGGAAAATGCTTAAAAATCCTCTGATAATTTTAACCATTGTAACCGTGACCATTGCCATCTATATTTCTGCGGTTCAAATATCAATTGGGGTCAATTACTTCGATGTATTTAGTTACCTTAATGTTGCCCTATTTTACGCTGGAATGGGACCGGTGAATCCTGATTTATTACACGGGCCTTTCTTAATTCCCTTCTTAACTTCCCTGGTATTTCGGGCAGGTTTTGTGTCCAGTAACGTTATCATAATTATAGACGCTGTCCTCTTTATATTTGGGGTCATCGGTTTCTATCTCCTTCTGAAACAAAGATTTAATGAAATTCAAAGTTTATGTGGTTGTTTAATTTATATTTCATTCCCCTTGATAATTTCCTGGGCCGCCAGTGGTTCTATTGATGTTCCGGCCATCTCATTTTCAATTTGGGCTATTTATTTAATGGTCAGAGGTGTAGAGGAACATTCAAAATATTTATATCTGGCCCTGCCCCTGTTTGTCCTGGCAGTTCTAACCAGGTACACTGCTGCCCTTTTAATATTTCCCATGATATTATACTTGACCATGGGTGGTGCTGTGGAAAAAGGCTTAAAGACACATTTAACCCATTTATTGGTGATAGGGGCCTTAATAACCCCATTGGTGATTTACCTTTACCAGAAATCCAAATACATATCCTATCTCCTATTACTGATGAACGCTTCTATCTCTGACTGGAGGTCCATTGGTAGGGGAGATGTGGCCTACAACCCGGATAATCTGTACTATCTGCATAATCTGTTAAATTACATGGGAGTAGGTCCGGTTAAAGGCAGTTATTATCAATTATTCAGCCCCAGCCAGGCAGTTCCCTCAATCTTATCCTACCTAACAGGAGTTCTGGTCCTCTGTGGCCTGGGCATATACATCTACAGCATTTTAAAAAATAAAATAGAAAAGGTCAACCAAAGGGATAAAAAAAGCATGGTGCAAATAGTTGCCTTGGTTTTTTTAATAATTTTAAGCCTGGTGAGCTTTTTTTATTTATCTTACATAATCACGGATATTCTGCTGTTTTTAAGCTGCGTCTTAACCTACAAGATATTCCACGATGGCAAAAATAGTCATTTAAAAATTGATTTACTATTCCTATGCTGGTTTTTAACCTTTTTCATCATGCATAGTTCCATTCCCATGAAAGTTGACCGCTATTTCATTACCGTGCTTCCGGCACTGGCCTACTTCATAATTCTGGGTTTAAGTGTTTTAATTGAAAGATATAAGCTAAAAATTAACAGTAAGACCTGGAAGACATGGGGGTTATACGCAATGGTGGGTTTGATATTTTTGACATCATCGACCGTGACTTTCATGGGGCATACTCCCAATACCTGCTTGATTAAGTACATTGACCCCTGCACCCAGTGGCTGGAGGATTACGATCCACACTACCAGGAAAAAGTAATTTTCTCTGATTACAGCCCGGCAGTGTCCTGGAGTATGAAAAAAATGGTGATTGGGGGTGTGTTAAAAGATTTTAAAAATACCAATGAATTCTCCTCCATGTTAACTGCTTCCGGTGCCGAATACTATATCGACGCCCTGAGTGAAAAAAAACCTGCACTGAAGGATTACCATGTAATTAAAGAAAATGGAGACATTACCATTTACCAGAAAAATGAGGATTTTGAGAGATAAACCCTAAAATACTTTTTATCATTATTAAATCTCATTTTTACATTCTTCAAGGCTTTTATTAGACAAAATCATTTTCTTCCAAATTCACAGGTTATATATTTTTGAAAATAAAATTAATGGCAATTTAAGGCTATTTTAGTCAATCTAAAATTTGTAACAAATATTGAGTCATTTTATTAGTAATGAATACTAAGATGAGATTTATGTCATATTTAGTTTGTGATAACTGTGGGAGTTACTATGAACTTCAAGAAGGTGAATCTCCAGAAGATTTTGACCTTGCATGTGAATGCGGGGGCAAACTCAAAAATAAGGAATCAGTAAAATTAGATTATGAATTAGATGTAGATACAAAAAATAAATTTAGAGACCTGGATAAAAAGTCAGTTATCTGGATCACTGGTTTAGCTGGGGCCTTAATACTGTTTTTATTCATGTATTTTATTATTAACCTTCCTATTATAATGGCAGCTGTTTTATCTGGTTTAATAGTGGGTCTGGTTATGAGGATATGCCTTAAATATTTCCTTTAAAGCTTTCAACTCGCAATATCCCATAATTCACACTTATTCTAACCAAAAGTGGCCTATTCTTAACCATACCTTGGCCATGTCATGTAGCCCCGATTTTAAACAATAAATTTCATAGGGAAAAAAGTTGTATTAAACCAATACCAAATAAATAACCATGTGAAATTTTCATTTCTAATAGGAATCAAGCAGTAAAATTTCATTATTTCGGGATAACAAAATGAAACGTCAAAAAGAGACCCAAAATTCAAGAAAACCGGTCCGGTGGATACAACACCCTTTAATTGAACAGGGAAAAATCGAAGCACGCCTTTACCAGCAATTACTGGCTGCTGATGTTATTAAAAAGGGAAACACCATGATAGTGGCCCCCACTGCCCTGGGAAAAACTGTGGTTGCGGCCCTTGTTGCAGCAGATAGGCTGGAAAAATATCCAGACAGTAAAATCTTACTTTTAGCACCCACCAAACCCCTGGTAATACAGCACGAAGAAAGCTTTCGGGAGTTTTTAAAATCCACCGTCAGTAGTTTAACCGGGGCCGTGAAGGTGGAAGAACGGGAAAAAAGATGGTATGACTCCCAAATAATTGTGGCCACCCCCCAAACTATCGAGTCAGATATAATTGCCGGGAGATACTCTTTAGAGAATGTTTCACTCCTTATTTTTGATGAATGTCACCGTGGAACCGGATCCTATTCTTACGTGTTCCTGGCCCAGCGCTACAACAAACAGGCTAAAAATCAGTTAATACTGGGTTTAACTGCCTCCCCCGGTGGTGAAGAAGAAAAAATAAATCAAGTATGCCACAACCTGTTCATCAACGAAGTGGTGGTGAAAAGTGAGGATGACTCCGATGTGAAACCCTATTTCAACCCCATTGATGTGGAATGGGTAAGAGTAGACCTGAAGAAGGAACAGTTGGACATTAAAAAACATCTGGATGTGGCTCTAAAGAACCGTCTTAAGGGCTTAAAGAAAATGGGAGTACTGAGCTCCATCCAACAGGTCACCAAGAAAGATGTTTTGAGGGCTAGAGGAAAGGTACAGAACAGGTTGTCTCAGAGTAACAGCCCACCTCGAGATTGTTTGCTAGCAATATCTATGCTTAGTGCCGTTTTAAGTGTTCTTCACTCGCTGGAACTTTTAGAAACACAGGGCATAGGTAATTTGTATGCATACTTCCAGAGAATGACCAAGAAAAAAACCAAAGCGGCACAGGGATTATTCAAGGATGAAAATTTCAAAGCAGCCGTGAATTTAACCAGACAGGCCCAGAAGAAAGGTATTGAACATCCTAAACTGGGAAAACTGCTGGAAATCCTTAAGGATGCTTCTGAAGACCAGGAGCAGGTTATTGTTTTCAGCCAGTACCGGGACACCGTGAATCAGATCTACGATAAATGTAAGGAAGAAGGTGTTAATGCCGTTAAATTCTTTGGACAGGCCAGTCGGGAGAAAGAAAAGGGTCTCAGTCAGAAGGAACAGAAGGAGATCATTAAAGCTTTCCGGATGAGAACCTATCAGGTTCTGATTTCCACCAGTGTGGCTGAAGAGGGAATTGACATCCCCAGCGTGGACCTAGTGGTGCTCTACGAACCAGTTCCTTCGGAGATAAGAATGATCCAGAGGCGTGGTAGAACCGGTAGGACCACTAAAGGACGCATGATCGTGTTAATAACCAAAAACACCCGGGATGAATCTTTCTATTATTCCAGTATGCACCGTGAAAGGAGAATGAAAAAACAGTTGGCCAATGGATACAAACAACCAGAAAAACCATTAATCGCCGATGATGCAGACGTTAGGATGTTAGATCGGAAGGGTGAGGATTTAAAACCCGGGACATCAGGGGGAGAAGATGAAAAAAATCTGGTAGTTTACGTGGATCATAGGGAAGCCAAGTCAGGGGTTACTCGAGCATTGAGTAATATGGAAGCAACAGTAAAAACTGTAAGTTTACCCGTAGGAGATTATCAGGTGAGTCCCCACGTGGCCGTGGAAAGAAAAAGTAGTAAAGACTTTGTAAGCTCATTAATTGACAAAAGGATCTACAAACAGGCCCAGGAACTAGTGGAAAACTTCCCCAAACCACTGATAATCCTGGAGGGAGGGGACCTTTACAGCAGTGGATTGCACCCCAACGCTATTCGAGGAGCATTGGCCAGTTTGACGGTTGATTTTAACATACCTATTATCCCCACCCGTGATCCCGAGGACACTGCAGCCATGATCCTTAGAATTGCAAGTAGAGAAGTTTACAAGGGCTCTAAAGGCATTCAGGTGCGAACTGAAAAGAAACCACTTACATTGCAGGAACAGCAACTTTTTATTGTAGAGTCACTGCCCAATGTGGGACCAGTCACTGCCCGAAAATTACTGGAGGCCTTTGATAGTGTTAAAGGTGTTTTTAACGCATCAATTGATGATCTAAAGAAAGTAAGTGGTGTTGGGGATAAAACTGCCCGCAATATTCGGAAGATAATTGAATCTAAATATTCAGATACCTTCCGTTTTCCATCAGATTCTGAGAATGCTACTGAAACATCCATCATAACTGGAAAAAACAAGCCAAAAATGGAGTATAAACTGGAAAAAAATGATTAATATTCCATTCACTTGTAAAATGATTAGGACAATTAGTAAAATAATTGATTAATCTGTAATATTCGAATTTAAGTTGTAAAATAGATGTAAAAGAATAGTTAAGGTAATGAAAATCATTTTGTCAAATCATTGGCGAGATTTTATATTGGGAGATTGATTATTGATGAAAATTTTAATGAATAATAAGGGTAAAAAATTCCTGACTGGTACCGAGGATCTACACACCGAGCAGGGTTATATTAAACAAGAAGAAATTGCCAGTAGCAGCCCAGGAGATGTGTTAAAAACCCATATGGGCCGGGAATTCCATGTATTAGAGGCTAATATTAACGATTACATCCAACTCATGGACCGTAGATGTTCCATAATTTTACCTAAAGACTTGGGAATCATTGCTGCCTACACCGGACTGGGTAGTGGCCAGCAGATAGTTGAAGCAGGGACCGGAGCTGGTGCTGCCACCATCTTTCTGGGAAATTTAGTGGGGGAAACTGGCCATGTTTACTCCTATGAATTACGTGAGGATTTCTCCCAAATTGCGGAGAAAAATGTCAAGGGATTTGGATTGGAAAATGTGACCCTGAAATGCCAGGATGTGGTGGATGGGATAGATGAAGAAAATGTGGATCTGGTGTTCCTGGATCTTCCCAAACCATGGGATGTGGTGGAGCAGGCCCGTGATGCCCTCAAATCAGGGGGTTATCTGGCAGCTTACACCCCCTACATTGACCAGGTGAAACTACTCACCCGAATTCTTAAAAAACGAAAATTCTCTGATATTAAAAGTGTGGAATGTTTAGTGCGTGAAATTGAAGTAAAAGATAAAGGTGTGCGGCCCAAAACCCGGATGACGGGACACACAGCTTATTTAACCTTTGGAAGGAAAGTTTAGGTACGGGAAGCCATTGAAAGTAAAAGTTCCCTAAATCTTAAGGGACAAATTATAATGAATAAGTTATAATAGAAAATAAAAAATAGAACTACGGGGTTAAGGTAAGGATAAAGAAGAATATCAGGTGGACAACTAATAGATGGTGAATACCCATGGGTTTCAATTTAAAAAACATAATCTCAATCAAGGATTTTAGTAAAGGGGATATTGAATATATTCTTAAATTAGCCGAAGAAATGGAACCCATTGCCCGTTCACAGGAAAAATCAAGTATCCTTTCCGGATCTATCCTGGGAATGTTATTTTATGAAGCATCTACCCGAACCCGCCTATCATTCGAAACAGCCATGAAACGGTTGGGGGGGAGTACAGTTGGTTTTGCCGAGGCTGGAACCAGTTCTGCAGTTAAAGGTGAGAATTTAACTGACACTGTGAGAATCGTTGGGGAATACACTGATGCTGTAGTTATACGCCATAACATGGAAGGTACTGCACGTTATGTTTCTGAAATGGTTGACGTTCCTGTGATCAATGCTGGTGACGGAGCAGGACAACATCCTACCCAGACTTTACTGGATTTATACACAATGAAGCGTCTACTGGGGGATATTGAAGAGTTGCACGTGGCTTTAATTGGTGATCTCAAATATGGGCGAACTGTACACTCTCTTTCTTATGCTCTGGCCATGTTTGGGGCCAGGATGAGTTTTGTGTCACCTCCCGAGCTTAAAATGCCCCGAGAAGTTCTGCACGATCTCTCGGCAGCAGGGGTCAATGTCCAGGAAACAGAGGATATTCGGGATGTTCTAAATTATGCCGATGTTTTATACGTGACCAGAATACAGAAAGAAAGATTCCCTGATCCACAGGAATATTTGAAGATCAAAGGAGCCTACACTATTGATTCGCAGCTTCTTAAGGGTAGTGAAGCAATAGTAATGCACCCCCTTCCAAGGGTAGATGAGATTTCCCATGACGTAGACAACACCCCCTATGGAAAATATTTCCAACAGGCATTTTATGGAGTTCCAGTACGAATGGCTCTTCTAAAATCGATTATAAGATAACAAGTAAAAATTTATTCAAAATCAAGTGATTTTTAAGTAATATAAAGTGTTTAAAAATAGGAGAGAATTTTATTTCTTATTTTATTGTATTGATTTCTTTTAATTACTTTTTAAAAAATAATGAGGTTATTAAATTATAATTTTTTATTTTAAAATAAAATTAAACCGGATATTGGTAAATTAATCCTAATATTTACAATAAAATCTTTACAAAAAAATTCAGGATTGACAAAAAATCCAGGTTTTTAAAAATTTGAGAGGGTTTAGGAAGAAAAAGGTTTTAACCACTCCACATAGCATCTTCCAACAGTACCATATCACATTGCAGAGTGATGAGATTTGTTCTTCCTTTACCTCTACCTCGGGAGACTGTTTTTGTGGAAATAAGTCCTAACATTTCCAGTTCGTTTATAAAGTCAAAAATTCTACGGTATGACACAGAATCTCCTTTGGTTATGTCTTTATATACGTCGTAAAGTCTACCGGAGGTGATTTCTTCCTTGCGTTTGGTCAGGTAGATGAGCGATTCCAGTACTTTTTGCTGCTGACTGGGGAGTGTCATTACAATATCCGTGACCTTGTTGTGTTCAATCTGGTCCTTGGCCTCCCGAACATACTCCTCATAAACCACTTCCGTTCCCTTTTCATCAGCCAGTTCACCGGAGGTTCGCAGTAAATCCAGAGCATACCGGGCGTCTCCTTCTTCTTTAGCGGCGAGTGCGGCACAGAGAGGTATAACTTCATCATGCAAGACATCATCATTAAAAGAAAGTTTAGAACGTTCCTGTAGGATGTCCACCAGTTGCTGAGCATTGTAAGGTGGAAATACTATCTCACGATCACGGAGACTGCTTCGTACTCGTGGTTTGATGAACTGCTTAAAATCAACAAAGTTACTGATGGAAGCAATGGAAACATTGTCAGTTCGGGTAAGCGTGTAAAGTAAACCATCACCATCGTTCTTTAACAAGATATCAATTTCATCAAGAATGATAATCAAAATCAAGTCATTTCCGAAAACATTTTTCTTGAACAGGTTTCGAAAAGCGTTAATCACTTCAGCCTTGGTCCAACCACGGTAAGGAACATCCTGACCCATCTGCTGGCATAAACGAGCGATAACTTGATATTCGGTGGTAAAATCTGTGCAACGAATGTATTCTACTCGTATATTAACGTTTTTCTCCTTGGATATCTGGTCCAGCTGCTTCTTGGCGAACTTAGCCACTGCAGTTTTACCAGTTCCAGTTTTACCATAAACAGTAACATCAGGAGGTGTAACATTGTTTAATGCTTCAACCCAATATTTTGCCACAGATTTAATCTGATCCTCACGGTGAGGAAGATTATCCGGTAAAAATCTATGGTCTAAAAATTTTTTACATTTGAATACCGAATTTTTTCCGCCCAATTCCTCAAAAATATTCATAAATACCACTTCTTATTATAAAAATACATTTTCGTTCTCAATTTTAATCAAAAGGATTGAGAACTGTTTGCATCGGTGACCAAACCCCTGACAACGATCAAACCGACCTTTCACCAGAGATTAATAATGATTCAAACAGTAATTCAAATTTTGAATGACATACATCACCGATTACCTGCATAAACACAGGTTAGGACTTTAATATTAGAATACCCCAAACTAACAAAGCCCATTCCGCCCAACTTAAATTATACACTTATAAATAGATATCTACCAAATTTTGTGGAAGTTATCAACATGTGAGTGATGAATTTACAGTCTACACTTCATAAAGCAATTAAACACACCCGGGGTGAGGTGGGTTTCAAGTGTAAAATTGCATATCTAAGAAGTGAAGGTGCGTTTCAAGTGTAAGTAACTAATCCTATATTAATGGTTATGGTGAGAGGTAGGTTTCAAGTGTAAAAAAAGAACAATTACCTCACAAAAATTCGATGAAAGAGATCAGTTTCAAGTGTAAAAAATGACACACTTTCAAAAAGTTTGGTGAGAGGTACATTTCAAGTGTAAAAAATTAGTGAAAAATGAAAAGGATAGAAAGAGAGATTGATTTCAACTGTAAAAAAACACAGGTAGAAAGGATCTAAGTAATAAAAAATTTAAAAAAAATATTTTATTAGATTAAAAACTAAACAAAGATAAATTATAATTTTTTATTATTAAAAAAAATATAAAATCAATTTTAACAGGAAAATAATTAATAAAAATAGCTATTATCAATTTTTAGAATAAAAAAATAAGTATTCTATAATATAATACCTTGTAAAAAAGGAAATTTTTTAAGCTTTCTTTTTAGTTATTAGACATTATCTAAATTTTTTTTTGAAAAAAACTTTATTTTATCTGTTTAATTTAATTAATAACTTTTAAAAAAGTTTTTTTAGTGATATAAAAATTATAAAAAAATCTATTTAATTAATTCATTTTAAGATAAAAAATAAAAATAAAAAATTACTTTTTTAGTATATTTTATTTGTAAATTATTATTTTTCACTAGAAATTTCTATTTTTTACACTTGAAATTGATCTCTCACAATCCTAATTATTCACATTCAACTATTTCATTCTAAATAAAATTAAAAAACGTATAAAAAATACACTTGAAATGTATGTTTTATTTATTTTCAACTCATTTTCATTGGTTATTACACTTGAAGTTAATCTCTCACTGGTGAGTTATTTCCTTCCCTTAAATTTTTACACTTGAAACCAATGTCTTACTCCTTTATTTTTTGTTTTTCCATAATTTTTTCACCCCTTCTATGTTATTTACCACTAACTATTCTGTTTTTCATTTCAAGGCCCATCCTGAATAATTTTTACACTTGAAATCAGTGTCTTACTCACTGTGGTGCTGATTTTAATGGATTAATGAATACCTTTCCCTGCTTTGAATGATTTTAATTTAATATAATCCCCTCGAATCCCCCATGAATTAATTTATGTGGTTTATTGGCATTAAACTAAAAAATAGGAGGGATAATAAGGACATAAAATAAGATTGAATTACAATAAATATGTTTTTATCTTTTTGGATTGTTTATTTTATTTGAATGTACTTTCCTTTCTAGATTATCTGGCCCCCGTGGAAAAAGGATAATAACTAAAAGCCCAAAATATACCTTTAACCTGTTTTAAAATTTTCAATCTATTTAAATGAGGAAAAGCAATGGGAACTGAATTGTTAATCGTGATTTTCATCAGTGTTCTAATTGATTTAACTGTAGGGGAGTTACCTTCTTCCATCCACCCTGTGGTCTGGATGGGTAAAGGAATTTACAAAATCAAAACCTTCTTAACTACTACTCACAGGAATAAAAGCAGATTAAATGGATTTATAATGGCCGCCCTATTGATTATTGTTTTTAACTTAATCTTCCTGATAATTTTGACATTATCTTCCATTAACCCTGTATTATACATCCTAGTGGCTTCAATCCTCCTATCATCAACTTTTGCAATAAAATCTCTTATTAGTTCAGTTAATTCGGTGTATAAAAGTTTAAATAAAGATTTGGAAACGGGTAGGAAATATATTTCTTTATTGGTAAGCCGTGATACATCCCAGCTATCTGAAAAAGAAGTTATATCCGCGGCAATCGAAACTCTCACTGAAAATATCACCGATTCAATTGTAAGCCCCCTACTCTACATATTTCTATTTGGTTTTTTGGGAATCCTGGGGTTGACTTGGTTAAACATTAACCCAACAACCTGGTGGCCGGGAGGATCCCTGTTTACTGGATATCAATTTCCAGTTCTATTATGCGTGCTGGCTGGTGTTTCTTACCGGGTGGTAAATACCTTAGATGCCATGGTTGGTTATAAAGACCCCCAGAACCTTAATATTGGATGGTTTTCTGCCCGTTTAGATGATCTATTGAACTATGTACCGGCCAGGGGCACTGGTTTTTTAGTGGTTTTATCAGCCAGCATCCTTGGCCTTGATTACAAATGTGCCTGGAGAGTCATGGAAACTGATGCCCGAAATACCCCCAGTCCTAATTCTGGATACTCCATGGCAGCAGCAGCTGGCGCACTGGGAGTTCAACTGATAAAACCAGGAGTGTACACTTTAGGACATTCTAAAAACGATTTAAAACCAGAAATGATAAAAAAAGCCATAAAATTAGCAAAAATAGTTGCAGTCACCTTTTTAATGTGTATGGGAATGTTAACTCTCATTTTCATTGTTTTTTGTTAAATTTTTTATTAAATAATTCGATAAAGGAATATTAAATGAATATCAAATACTGGCACTACTAGACAATACCAGCACATATAACATAATTTAAACGAAACATCATCATAAGAGAAAACTGAAAAACTACCCATGGCCTAGCCATAGAAAAATCAGTATATCTAACAACTTCCTCATCTTTATCCTATAAACTGTTTGACGTGATTATATGAGAATTGCAATTATAAGCGTGACTGAACAAGGGAAAAAAATCGCCAGTGACCTGGAATTAGACTTGAATAATGATCCCACTGTTTTGAAGGTGGATTTATTCCATAAAAATGTGAATGAAACCTTCCGTGATTTATTCAATGATTATGACTGCTGGATTGCAATAATGGCCACCGGGATTGTGGTTAGGACTGTGTGTCCCCTTATAATATCCAAACTATCAGATCCAGCTGTCCTAGTAATATCTGAAAACAGGAAACATGTTATTAGCTTATTATCCGGGCATTTGGGGGGAGGCAATCAGTTATCAATTAAGGTTGCCGGAATAATTGGAGCTGTTCCAGTTATAACCACTTCAACAGATTTAAAAGGTAGAATTGGTATCGATTCACTGGCCAGGCAGTATTGGCTTGACATTAAACAACCTCAACTTATTAAAGATGTAAACCAGCTGATTGCTGAGGATACTAAGGTTGATCTGCATATTCCTCCCAGCTTCAGATTCTTAGAAAACCATCCCTTAGTGTGCATGTCTTATAAACTCCATATATGGGAGGAATCATTCATAAGAGCAGTTTTATCCCGGGAATTAAACGTATCTAACGAATCAAAACGAGAGTCAGAAAAAACTTCAGGAGCTGGAATAGAATCAGAAAAAACTTTAGATTTACATCCCCTCCAGTTGGTGGCTGGTTTAGGTAGTAAAAAAGGTGTAACTGGAGATCAAGTCTTTTTTGCCCTAAGATCTGCTCTTCAACATCTTCACCTGCCTTTGGAAAGGTTGGATACCCTGGCAACTGCCGAAGTTAAGAAAGATGAAACTGGTATTTTGGAAACCGCAGCAAAATCTGATTTACCTCTTAACATAGTCCCCCTCCAAGAAATTGCCCAGTTTGAACATGCGGACTGCACTCCATCACCACTGGTGCAACGTGAATTTGGTGTACAGGGAGTATGTGAGCCGGCATCTCTAATCACTGCGGGGAATGGTTCACACCTCCTCTTGAGAAAAACAGCTTACAACGGGGTTACAGTTGCCATTGCAGTGTCCCGCGGTAGTGATTAAAACCCTGAATTAATTTTTTTAAACACGTTTTAAGGAAAAAATATGCATCTAATTGGATTTACACAGTTTTCAGCAGGATTCTAAATTCCTCCCACCAAAAGATTTTTAAAGCCCAAGATATAAAGAAACTTGGATAAGGCTTTTTATGAATTACCATTTTAAGCACACTAAATCATTAAACACAATTGACCTATGGAGGCGCTATTATGAGTACAGAAGCATTTGAACGTTGTAATCAGATTTTAAAACACATTATGGGAGATACAAGTGTGCCCCGAAATATTAGACGGGCCGCTGAAGAATCCAAGAACTTACTATCACAGGATGATGATGAACCAACTGTTAGAGCCAGCACAGTTATATCTATTTTAGATGAAATAAGCAATGACCCCAACATCCCCATTCATGCCAGAACCCTTATATGGAATGTTTTAAGTGAATTAGAATCCGTACGCGAATAAAAATTAATAAAAATAAAATCAATTTCTTTTTAGTCTAAATTAAATTTAATATCCAGGATTTAAAGGACTACTTTTTATAAAATCCTGGTTTCTCCCATTTAACCTAAACTTAAAATTCTATTTTACTCAAAACTCTGGCTACAAATTGGGTTTTGGCAGTTTCTTCCACGAACTCGGCTAGCAGTGCAGCTTCATTAAGGTCTTCCCCCGTAGCCACCACCCCGTGGTTTTCTAAAATAACCACGTCTTCATATTTAAGACCTTCACCCACCAGTTTAGCTAATTCTATGGTCCCAGGGGGTTTATAATCCACCATTTTTAAAAATGGTTTGGATTTTTCGCCAAAACCTTCTAATCGTTCAATTTTTTGTCCAGACATGGCAAAGCCCGTGGCGTATGATGAATGGGTGTGAACTATCCCTGCAGTTTTTTCTTTGTTTTTGTAAACTTCCAAGTGTAGTTGTAGTTCTGATGAGGGATTGTCACCACCAGCCATTACTTGTCCATCCATATCAGTTAAAACAATCTCATCTTCATTAAGTTGCCCCAATGAAACACCACTGGGGGTTATGGCTACGGTATCCTGGAAACGGACGCTAATATTTCCTGATTTTCCAGGGGCCAGTCCCTTACTGTAAAGGTAATGGGCGATTTCACATATTTCCTTGGTTAAAGGATTTTGAATCATTAAATTATTCTCCTGTAATTTATTAACTTCCCTT encodes:
- a CDS encoding orc1/cdc6 family replication initiation protein, translated to MNIFEELGGKNSVFKCKKFLDHRFLPDNLPHREDQIKSVAKYWVEALNNVTPPDVTVYGKTGTGKTAVAKFAKKQLDQISKEKNVNIRVEYIRCTDFTTEYQVIARLCQQMGQDVPYRGWTKAEVINAFRNLFKKNVFGNDLILIIILDEIDILLKNDGDGLLYTLTRTDNVSIASISNFVDFKQFIKPRVRSSLRDREIVFPPYNAQQLVDILQERSKLSFNDDVLHDEVIPLCAALAAKEEGDARYALDLLRTSGELADEKGTEVVYEEYVREAKDQIEHNKVTDIVMTLPSQQQKVLESLIYLTKRKEEITSGRLYDVYKDITKGDSVSYRRIFDFINELEMLGLISTKTVSRGRGKGRTNLITLQCDMVLLEDAMWSG
- a CDS encoding cobalamin biosynthesis protein, whose product is MGTELLIVIFISVLIDLTVGELPSSIHPVVWMGKGIYKIKTFLTTTHRNKSRLNGFIMAALLIIVFNLIFLIILTLSSINPVLYILVASILLSSTFAIKSLISSVNSVYKSLNKDLETGRKYISLLVSRDTSQLSEKEVISAAIETLTENITDSIVSPLLYIFLFGFLGILGLTWLNINPTTWWPGGSLFTGYQFPVLLCVLAGVSYRVVNTLDAMVGYKDPQNLNIGWFSARLDDLLNYVPARGTGFLVVLSASILGLDYKCAWRVMETDARNTPSPNSGYSMAAAAGALGVQLIKPGVYTLGHSKNDLKPEMIKKAIKLAKIVAVTFLMCMGMLTLIFIVFC
- a CDS encoding cobalt-precorrin 5A hydrolase; the encoded protein is MRIAIISVTEQGKKIASDLELDLNNDPTVLKVDLFHKNVNETFRDLFNDYDCWIAIMATGIVVRTVCPLIISKLSDPAVLVISENRKHVISLLSGHLGGGNQLSIKVAGIIGAVPVITTSTDLKGRIGIDSLARQYWLDIKQPQLIKDVNQLIAEDTKVDLHIPPSFRFLENHPLVCMSYKLHIWEESFIRAVLSRELNVSNESKRESEKTSGAGIESEKTLDLHPLQLVAGLGSKKGVTGDQVFFALRSALQHLHLPLERLDTLATAEVKKDETGILETAAKSDLPLNIVPLQEIAQFEHADCTPSPLVQREFGVQGVCEPASLITAGNGSHLLLRKTAYNGVTVAIAVSRGSD
- a CDS encoding UPF0147 family protein — its product is MSTEAFERCNQILKHIMGDTSVPRNIRRAAEESKNLLSQDDDEPTVRASTVISILDEISNDPNIPIHARTLIWNVLSELESVRE
- a CDS encoding class II aldolase/adducin family protein, which gives rise to MIQNPLTKEICEIAHYLYSKGLAPGKSGNISVRFQDTVAITPSGVSLGQLNEDEIVLTDMDGQVMAGGDNPSSELQLHLEVYKNKEKTAGIVHTHSSYATGFAMSGQKIERLEGFGEKSKPFLKMVDYKPPGTIELAKLVGEGLKYEDVVILENHGVVATGEDLNEAALLAEFVEETAKTQFVARVLSKIEF